In Phragmites australis chromosome 24, lpPhrAust1.1, whole genome shotgun sequence, the following are encoded in one genomic region:
- the LOC133906990 gene encoding disease resistance protein SUMM2-like translates to MAQYDLLTPCVTLFVSEIWRPIKKRIGYCLKPATHVCNLEKSAVDLEDTIDTVQDKIKVGERAGKRPRTQTTRWIESAQSVHDESQRIKNDYEARSTHAFGCSWNCISNYSISSAATQKLIDVDGIKRRTPQDDSMFCLLPPVGRELPLPPNIVGQNEYKDRILYYIRQGTVRIIGICGMGGSGKTTLLKQVNNMFSCAAETHEFDHVIYVEVGQQQNLKTIQQSIASQLGLTLAQDENTLSRSASLYSFLKERKFLLLIDDLWQTLDLEKVGIPHGCRKIGPQNRKMIIITTRLQQVCHSMKVQDQVILLKRLKFNEAWTLFEANAGDRLNKNAQIRCYAKIIVEKCGGLPLALKIVGQAMASKESESEWKYVVMLLEQSKFHKVPDAERDLYSVLYISYDHLQNERTQQCFLFFCLD, encoded by the coding sequence ATGGCTCAGTATGACCTGCTCACCCCATGTGTCACGCTTTTTGTGAGTGAGATATGGAGGCCGATTAAGAAGCGCATTGGCTACTGCCTCAAGCCTGCGACTCATGTTTGTAATCTGGAAAAGTCTGCTGTTGATTTGGAAGACACCATAGATACTGTTCAGGACAAAATCAAGGTGGGTGAACGTGCAGGCAAGAGACCGAGGACACAAACAACAAGGTGGATTGAGAGTGCTCAATCAGTTCATGATGAATCACAGAGAATCAAGAATGACTATGAGGCAAGGAGCACACATGCATTTGGTTGCTCCTGGAATTGTATCTCCAACTATAGCATCAGCAGTGCTGCTACCCAGAAGCTGATTGATGTTGATGGCATCAAGAGGAGAACTCCCCAGGATGATTCTATGTTCTGTTTACTCCCACCAGTTGGCAGAGAGTTGCCTCTTCCACCCAACATTGTGGGGCAAAATGAGTACAAGGACAGGATCCTATATTACATTAGACAAGGCACAGTGAGAATAATTGGGATATGTGGCATGGGTGGGTCCGGCAAAACTACTCTCCTAAAACAGGTAAACAACATGTTCAGCTGCGCTGCAGAAACACATGAATTTGATCATGTCATCTATGTAGAAGTCGGCCAGCAGCAAAATCTGAAGACAATTCAGCAGAGTATTGCATCCCAGCTTGGCCTCACGCTAGCACAGGATGAAAACACTCTGTCTAGATCTGCATCCCTTTACAGCTTCTTGAAGGAAAGGAAGTTCCTACTCTTGATAGATGATCTTTGGCAGACACTGGACCTGGAGAAGGTTGGCATACCACATGGTTGCAGGAAAATTGGCCCTCAAAATAGGAAGATGATAATAATCACAACGCGTTTGCAACAAGTCTGTCATAGTATGAAAGTGCAAGATCAGGTGATTTTGTTAAAAAGACTGAAGTTTAATGAAGCCTGGACCCTCTTCGAAGCGAATGCAGGTGATAGGCTAAACAAAAATGCACAAATCAGATGTTATGCCAAGATCATTGTGGAAAAGTGCGGAGGCCTTCCGCTTGCTCTTAAGATAGTTGGTCAAGCTATGGCTTCAAAAGAAAGTGAAAGTGAATGGAAATACGTTGTGATGTTGCTTGAACAGTCGAAGTTCCACAAAGTTCCTGATGCCGAGAGAGACTTATATTCTGTATTGTATATTAGTTATGACCACCTGCAGAATGAGAGGACACAAcaatgctttctttttttttgccttgACTAG